A segment of the Alistipes communis genome:
GCCACAATCCCTTGGCCCACATCGACGCGCCCAGCGCCGCCGGAACACCCGTCGTGAAGCTCACGGCCTGCGTGCCGGTCTCCTTGAAGGCCTGCTCGTGGTCGCAGTTGTTGTAGATATAATACGTGCGTTCCTTGCCATCCTTCACGCCCCGGATGCGACAGCCGATCGAGGTCTGGCCGTGATAGTTGGCTCCCAGCGATTTGGGATCGGGCAGTACGGCTTTGAGGAACTGGATCGGGACGATCTCCACGCCGTTGTACATGATCGGATCGATACGCGCCATGCCGATGTTCTGAATGACGCGCAGGTGGGTGAGATATTCCTGCCCGAAGGTCATCCAGAAGCGGGCGCGGCGGATCGTGGGGAAGTTCTTGACGAGCGACTCCAACTCCTCGTGGTAGATGACGTAGGATTCGCGCTCGCCGATACCGGGATAATGCAGTCCCTTGTGAATTTCGTGCGGCTCGGTCGTGACCCATTTGCCGTTTTCGTAATAACGTCCTTTCTGCGTTACTTCGCGGATATTGATTTCGGGGTTGAAATTGGTGGCGAAGGCCATGCCGTGGTTTCCGGCGTTGCAGTCCACGATGTCGAGGTAGTGGATCTCGTCGAAATGGTGCTTGGCGGCATAGGCGGTGAAGATCGCCGTCACGCCCGGATCGAACCCGCAGCCGAGAATCGCCGTGAGTCCCTTTTCGCGGAAACGATCCTGATAGGCCCACTGCCACGAATATTCGAAATGCGCTTCGTCCCGTGGCTCGTAGTTGGCCGTATCGAGGTAATTGACGCCGCATTCCAGGCAGGCGTCCATGATCGTGAGATCCTGATAGGGAAGGGCCACGTTGATGACGATATCGGGACGGAAGGCGCGGAAGAGTTCGCACAATTCGGGAACGCTGTCGGCATCGACCTGTGCGGTCTTTACGCGGCCGCCGCCGATCGCCGCCGCAACGGCGTCGCACTTCGACTTGGTGCGGCTGGCCAGCATCACGTCCGAAAAGATTGGATTGGCCGCCACCTTCTGCGTTACGACCGTACCGACGCCGCCTGCGCCGATGATCAAAGCTCTACACATATAATTTATAGGTTTTGAAATGATTTCTTGCTTTCAGCAATACAAAAATATCGTTTTATTTTGGTAAAACAAAAATATTCTCTACATTTGCACCACCAAATCGGAAGAAGACCGTTTCAACCGTTTGGCAAGTGTTGAATCCGTAGCTCAGCTGGTAGAGCACAACACTTTTAATGTTGGGGTCCCGGGTTCGAGCCCCGGCGGGTTCACCGAAAAGCCGTCTCGAAAGAGATGGCTTTTTTTGTCGTTCGGCCTGTCCGGACGTTCCTTCGGTCGAAACGTCGCCCCGTCCCATACGATCTTCGCATCGCAGGAGAGCGGAAAATCCCCATTTGTGGGTATTTGGCGCACGGTGAAAAGTCGCTATCTTTGCAACGAACGAAAGGATATTCCATTATGCACAGGCTCGGGAAATATACGGCTTCGGACAGGATGAGCGATCTGGTATGCGGCAATTACCATATCCTGCTCATCATGAGCCGGTTCGGTATCGCTTTGGGATTCGGCGACCGCACGGTGGACGAAGTGTGTTGCCAGAGCGGCGTCGACACGGCGACGTTCCTTGCCGTGGTCAATCTGCTCTACGACGAAGGCACGACGACCGTCGATTGCCGGAACGTCTCCCTCGAAGCGTTTTTGCGCTATCTGCACAATTCGCACGACTATTTCCTGCAATACCGTCTGCCGGACATCCGCCGCAAACTGAGCGAGGCTGTCGCCTGCGGCCGCGACGGGATTGCGGAGGCGATCATCCGGTTCTTCGACGACTATGCGGCCGAGGTACACAAGCACATGATGTACGAGGAGGAGACGGTTTTTCCCTACGTGCGCCAGTTGCTTACGGGCGAATGTCCCGCGGGATACGACATCGAAACCTTCCACCGCCAGCACGATCAGATCGAAGCCAAACTGACGGAACTGAAAAACATACTGATCAAATACTATCCCGCTTCGGAGAGCTGCGGCAAGGAGATGAACGGCGTGTTGTTCGACATCTTTCTCTGCGAATCCGAGCTGGCCTCCCATAACGACCTTGAAAACAGGCTGTTCATTCCGGCTGTTGCGGAGGTGGAACGTAAAATCCGCGACGCACGATGAGCACTTTCCTGAAAATCGTCCTGGTCGAGCCGTCGCTGATTCTGCGCAGCGGTATGAGTTATGTCCTTCGACGGTTGACGACATTCGACGTGCAGGTCGTCGAGACAGGGGAGCCTGAACAGTTGGAGGAACTGATCGCCGAAGCGGCTCCCGATGTGTTGATTATCAATCCGTCGCTGACAGACGAGGAGATGCTCCGGGAATTGCAGCAGAAGTCGTTGCGGTTGATCGCGTTCCAGAGTGTCTTGGCCGATGCCCGCCTGATGCAGCGTTTCGATGCCGTCGTGTCGATCTACGACACGGCCGAGCAGATCAAGGAAAAACTCCGTTCGGTCTGCAATTCGCGCGACGGGGAGGCTTCGCAGGAGTTGCTGAGCGCACGCGAAAAGGAAATTATCGTCGGGGTGGTGAAGGGTTTGACCAACAAGCAGATCGCCGAGCGCCTGTTTATTTCGGCGCATACGGTCATCACGCACCGGCGCAATATTGCGGCCAAATTGCAGATACATTCGCCGGCGGGCCTGACCATCTATGCGATCGTCAACAAACTGGTCGAGCTGAACGATGTGAAAAATACGATTTACAGCAACGAAGAACAATAACTGCCGTTATTTTTTGAATTTTGTTAAGTGGCGCTTCGCCCGGGTTCGCCCGGGCGTTGTCGTCTCCGGCCATGCGGTTCCGGCATGTGCTACGAAAGAATATTTTGTACTATCTTTGCGGAAAATTTAAGCACGTAACCGATGGATTTCATACTCGAAGAGCGGGTGGAGAAGGCCCGCGATCTGTTTCGGCAGGGATACAATTGCTCGCAGTCCGTGTTTTTGGCCTACAACGACCTGCTGGGGGTAGAATCGACACTCGCTGCGACGATCTCGGGGCCGCTGGGAGGAGGCATGGGACGGCTGCGGGAGGTGTGCGGGGCTGTGAGCGGCATGTCGCTCATCGCCGGTTTCCTCGCACCCTGCCCCGATCCGGCCGTCCGGCAGGCCAAAGCCGCGACCTACGCGCTCGTACAGGAGTTCGCCGAGCGGTTCCGCGCCGAGAACGGTGCGATCGTCTGCCGCGAACTGCTGGGGCTCGCCTGCCGCAAGGAGGAACCCGTGCCTGCGGAACGGACGGCCGAATATTACAAAAAGCGCCCCTGCGTCGAACTCGTCGCTTGTGCGGCCCGTATTGTGGGGGAGTACCTGCAACGGCAGAACGCTGCGCCGGAAGAGTAGCTGCGGGCGCACGACCGACCGCATCGGCCGTAGTTCCGCGATACGTCACGGATTCAGCAGCGATTTCCAGTCTGCCGGCGAGAGCGGCGTGTATTCCGCCGGGAAATCGCGCGATTCAAAACGCCCGTCGCGCCATGTTTCTACCCTTACGCCGAGCAGATAGGTCGAGTCGTTGTCCGAACAATAGGAGAACTCCCGATCTGTCTTTCGACACCGGATCGAATCGTAGTCACACGGAAACAGCTCCTGAAAACCGCGACAATCGGTCATGCCGTATTTCCCGTTCCGCCGCACGATGTATCGCTCGGTGATTTCACAGGGCCATATCGTGTCGTAGACTGCGGGAATAAGCGTCTTGCCGTCGGCCGCGACGAAACCCCACTTCCCGTCCTGACGGGCAAGGTATCCGAACCGGTTCATCGGCGTCAATCCGTCGATATGCACATAGAGACCTGCGTGTTTTTCGAACTCGCCGAACCAATTCGCCCAAATCGTGTCCCGCATGATCAGCGTGTCGTAGCGGGCCGGGACGAATACATTGCGGCGCCCGTCGATTACGCCTTGTTTTCCCTGCTCGTTACGGTAGAGATGGAAATTGCGACATTGCGCCCGTATCCCGAATACGGAGCATAAAATCAAGAAGGCAGCGATCGATCGTTTCATAACGAAAACGTTTGTCCAAAGATACGAATAGGCGAGGGCAATGTCAAATTTATTCGAACGTTGCCTAGCGGGAGTCTCAACGGCGCAAACCAAAAATAATGAATTAAGGAGAGAATCCTCGAAAGATTCTCTCCTTATTCGATGGAGTTTCAAATCCGGTTACTCCACCTCGATCAGCGCGGTGTCGGTCTGTACGTTGTCGCCGGTTTTCACCAGAATCTGCTTCACCGTTCCGGCGTAATCGGATACGATGGAGTTTTCCATCTTCATCGCTTCGAGCACGGCGATCTCCTGACCGGCCTTGACGCTGTCGCCGACTTTGACCTTGATCTCCAGAATACGGCCCGGCAGCGGTGCGTTGACCGTATTGCCCGTGATCGGCTGTCCGGCGGGGGCCTCCTCGGCCTTCGTCTCCGCTTTCGGCGCTTCGGCGGCCTTCTTCGCCTCGTATGCCTTCACCTTCACTCCCGTCAGATAGGTTTTCGCCACCATCGGGAACAATTCGAGCAGCAGCACCTCCTTTTCGTTCTCGGCGAGTTTCACCCCTCCGGCTTCGGGCAGTTCGGGATTGGGCTGCATCTGGTATTTCGAGGTGTCGTAAGGCGTCTCCTCACGCACGCCGGCGATTTTCAGCCGGAATTCGGGGTCGATCGCAACGGGGGTCTTGCCGTATTCGCCCTTGACGAGCCCCACGAACTGCGAACTCTTGGTCGTATACATCGGCCGGCCGGCCTTCTCGTCCATCGCGCAGGCGACGGCCTGAGCACCGACGATCTGCGACGTGGGGGTTACCAGCGGCGGTAGTCCGGCCGCCAGACGCACCGTGGGGATCAGCTCCATGGCTCGGGGCAGAATCTCCTCGGCTTTGAGCTGTTTGAGCTGCGCCACCATGTTGGAGTACATGCCGCCGGGAATTTCGGCGTTCTTCACCAGCTCGTTGGGAGCGGGGAATCCGAAATGGGCTTCGATCCTGTGGCAGGCCGCCAGCAGCGCCGCTTCGTCGCCGGCCTTGGCCGCAGCGATCGCCTTGTCGAATTCGGCGTCGATCTCGGCGGGCAGGGTGTCGGTCAGCGGGTCGAAGGCTTTCGGTGCGGGCTTTTCCGCTCCGAAAACCGAAAGTTCCAGTTCGCGGCGGATCTCTTTCAGTTCGCCGTTGATCTTCGCTACGGCCTCCATGTTGGCCTGCAATTCGATGCCTAACTTCTTGCAGAAGACGTAGATCAACTCGATGGCCGGCGCACCCGTGCCTTCGGCGAAGTACCAGCAGTTGGTGTCGACGATGTCGGCTCCGGCCAAAATGGCGCTCAGGACGGACGCCAGACCGTAACCCGGCGTGCAGTGGGTGTGGAAATCGATCGGTACGTCGACGTGCTGTTTGAGCAGCTTGACCAGCCCGCTCACGCGCATCGGCGGAATCAGGCCCGACATGTCCTTGATCGTAATCATGTCGGCGCCGAGTGCTGCCATCTGTTCCGCCTTGTCGAGGAAGTAGGCGTCGGTAAAGACCGGACGGGGTTTCTTCTTCCCCGTGAGTCGCGCGAAGAATCCCGGTTCGGGGTATTTCGGATCGACCGTATAGCAGACCGCGCAATCGGCGATGCCGCCGTACTGCTTGACGTATTTGATGGTCGATTTCACGTTGTTCACGTCGTTCAGTGCATCGAAGATACGCATGATGCCCAGGCCGCTCTGGATGGCATTGCGGCAGAATCCGTCGATGATCTGGTCGGTATAGGGGGCATACCCGAAGAGGTTGCGGCCGCGCGAGAGCGCGGTCAGTTTCGATACGCCGCCCACGGCTTTGTGGATCGTTTCGAGCCGCGTCCACGGGTTTTCGTTCAGATACCGCATCACCGAATCGGGCACGGCGCCGCCCCATACTTCCATCGCGTAGAAATTCGCGTCCTTGTAGTAGGGTAGGCATCGATCGATTTGCGCCTGCGTCATACGCGTCGCGAACGAAGACTGCTGTCCGTCGCGCAGCGTCAGATCCCGGATCTTGAGAGTTTTTGCCATAATTAAACGATAAAGTTAATTTTGATGAATTTATGTGTCGTGATCGATTTACTGTTATTTTTATAACAAATGTAGCCAATTTCTTTTAATAAACAAATAAAACCTCGAAAAAGATAACACGGTCTCCGATTTTTCCGTATTCCCTCTGCAATCCGTAACCACCGGCAGGTTCCGACTTCGTTCCGGTATGGCGGAAACGCGGATTTTTTTACTAACTTTGCTCTTTTGGAGCGAAGGGTGCTCCGCCCGAACTAAAAAAACGCCTCATGACCCCAGCAGCAGTCATCCTCACGGTCGCCGTCTACATCGCCGTCCTGTTCGTCGTCGCCTACCTTTCGGGCCGCAAGGCCGACAACGCCGGTTTCTTCACGGGCAACCGCCGCACTCCATGGTATATGGCCGCTCTGGCCATGATCGGCGCAGCCATATCGGGCGTGACCTTCATTTCGGTGCCCGGATCGGTGGCCGCTGACTCCTTCTCCTACATGCAGATGGTGTTGGGATTCACGGTAGGGCAGATGGTCGTCGCCTTCGTGCTGATCCCGCTCTTCTATAAGATGAAAGTGGTGTCGCTCTACGAGTATCTCGACGACCGGTTCGGCGTGGGCTCCCACCGCACGGGGGCCTGGTTCTTCTTCATCTCCAAATCGCTCGGCGCCGCACTGCGCGTCTATGTCGTCTGCGCCGTCATGCAGCTGCTCGTCTTCGACCACTACGGACTGCCGTTCTGGGTCAACATGGCCGTCACGATGTTCTTCGTCTGGCTCTATACGCAGCAGGGCGGCGTCAAGTCGCTGATCTGGACCGACACGCTCAAAACGGTCTGCCTGGTCGGAAGCGTCGTGCTCTGCATCGTATTCATCGTGCGGGAACTGGGATTGACGTTCCCTGCGGCGCTCGAAGCCGTGCGGCAAAGCCCCTACTCGCAGGTTTTCTTCTTCGACGATCCCCGTTCGGCGCACTATTTCTGGAAGATGTTCTGGGCCGGCGTCTTCACGCTCATCGCCATGACGGGGCTCGATCAGGACATGATGCAGCGCAATCTGAGCTGCGCCTCGCCGCGCGATTCGCAGAAAAACATCGTGCTGACGGCACTCAGTCAGATGGTGGTCATCTACCTCTTCCTGATGCTGGGCGTCTTCCTCTACCTCTATATGGATGCCAATGCCCTTTCGATGCCCGAAAAGAGCGACCAGGTCTTCTCGCTCGTCGCCGTCGGCGGCGGTCTGCTGGCGGCCGTCGGTATCCTGTTCGTCGTGGGACTGATTTCGAGCACCTATTCGGCGGCGGGTTCGGCGCTCACGGCGCTCACCACCTCCTTTACGGTCGATATCTTGGAGGGTACGCGCCGTTACGACGAACGCCGGCTGACCCGCGTCCGCCGGCGGGTGCACGTGGGCATGGCCGTGCTCATGGGGTTGTTGATCCTCTGTTTCGAGGCCTTCGGCAACGACAGCGTCATCAACCTCGTCTACAAGGTGGCGAGCTACACCTATGGCCCGATTCTGGGAATGTTCGCCTTCGGCATGTTCACCCGTTGTCGGGTGCGCGACCGTTGGGTACCGTTCGCGGCCGTTGCGGCGCCGCTGCTGAGCGCATCGCTGCAATATGCGGCCCGCGTGTGGTGGAGTTACCATATCGGTTTCGAATTGTTGATTTACAACGCCCTGTTCACCATGCTGGGCATGTTGCTGCTGGTTCGTAAAAAATGATGAAAAACAGACTCCTTATCCTCTTTCTGCCGCTGCTGCTGTCGGTCGTTCCGGCTGCGGCCAAAGGCCTCTCGGCCGAAAAGCGGAAGGAGATTTCGCAGATGCTCACCCGCATCCTCGACCGCGAGGTGGCGGGCTGCAAGACGAACGTCACACAGGTCGTCGACGCAGGCAACCGCCTGACGCTCTACGCCTCGATCGGCATGTCCTACTATCCCTTCCGCGAGCGGAGCGTGGCGGCGATCTACGACTCGATCCGCAGCCTGCTGCCCGCCTCGCTCGCCCGTCGGCGCTTGTCGCTCGTGACGGACAAGCACCCGATCGAGGAGCTGATTCCGCAGATCTACCGCAGCGGCAGCCGGGGC
Coding sequences within it:
- a CDS encoding C-GCAxxG-C-C family protein, coding for MDFILEERVEKARDLFRQGYNCSQSVFLAYNDLLGVESTLAATISGPLGGGMGRLREVCGAVSGMSLIAGFLAPCPDPAVRQAKAATYALVQEFAERFRAENGAIVCRELLGLACRKEEPVPAERTAEYYKKRPCVELVACAARIVGEYLQRQNAAPEE
- a CDS encoding sodium:solute symporter, with translation MTPAAVILTVAVYIAVLFVVAYLSGRKADNAGFFTGNRRTPWYMAALAMIGAAISGVTFISVPGSVAADSFSYMQMVLGFTVGQMVVAFVLIPLFYKMKVVSLYEYLDDRFGVGSHRTGAWFFFISKSLGAALRVYVVCAVMQLLVFDHYGLPFWVNMAVTMFFVWLYTQQGGVKSLIWTDTLKTVCLVGSVVLCIVFIVRELGLTFPAALEAVRQSPYSQVFFFDDPRSAHYFWKMFWAGVFTLIAMTGLDQDMMQRNLSCASPRDSQKNIVLTALSQMVVIYLFLMLGVFLYLYMDANALSMPEKSDQVFSLVAVGGGLLAAVGILFVVGLISSTYSAAGSALTALTTSFTVDILEGTRRYDERRLTRVRRRVHVGMAVLMGLLILCFEAFGNDSVINLVYKVASYTYGPILGMFAFGMFTRCRVRDRWVPFAAVAAPLLSASLQYAARVWWSYHIGFELLIYNALFTMLGMLLLVRKK
- a CDS encoding biotin/lipoyl-containing protein yields the protein MAKTLKIRDLTLRDGQQSSFATRMTQAQIDRCLPYYKDANFYAMEVWGGAVPDSVMRYLNENPWTRLETIHKAVGGVSKLTALSRGRNLFGYAPYTDQIIDGFCRNAIQSGLGIMRIFDALNDVNNVKSTIKYVKQYGGIADCAVCYTVDPKYPEPGFFARLTGKKKPRPVFTDAYFLDKAEQMAALGADMITIKDMSGLIPPMRVSGLVKLLKQHVDVPIDFHTHCTPGYGLASVLSAILAGADIVDTNCWYFAEGTGAPAIELIYVFCKKLGIELQANMEAVAKINGELKEIRRELELSVFGAEKPAPKAFDPLTDTLPAEIDAEFDKAIAAAKAGDEAALLAACHRIEAHFGFPAPNELVKNAEIPGGMYSNMVAQLKQLKAEEILPRAMELIPTVRLAAGLPPLVTPTSQIVGAQAVACAMDEKAGRPMYTTKSSQFVGLVKGEYGKTPVAIDPEFRLKIAGVREETPYDTSKYQMQPNPELPEAGGVKLAENEKEVLLLELFPMVAKTYLTGVKVKAYEAKKAAEAPKAETKAEEAPAGQPITGNTVNAPLPGRILEIKVKVGDSVKAGQEIAVLEAMKMENSIVSDYAGTVKQILVKTGDNVQTDTALIEVE
- a CDS encoding WG repeat-containing protein yields the protein MKRSIAAFLILCSVFGIRAQCRNFHLYRNEQGKQGVIDGRRNVFVPARYDTLIMRDTIWANWFGEFEKHAGLYVHIDGLTPMNRFGYLARQDGKWGFVAADGKTLIPAVYDTIWPCEITERYIVRRNGKYGMTDCRGFQELFPCDYDSIRCRKTDREFSYCSDNDSTYLLGVRVETWRDGRFESRDFPAEYTPLSPADWKSLLNP
- a CDS encoding response regulator transcription factor, whose amino-acid sequence is MSTFLKIVLVEPSLILRSGMSYVLRRLTTFDVQVVETGEPEQLEELIAEAAPDVLIINPSLTDEEMLRELQQKSLRLIAFQSVLADARLMQRFDAVVSIYDTAEQIKEKLRSVCNSRDGEASQELLSAREKEIIVGVVKGLTNKQIAERLFISAHTVITHRRNIAAKLQIHSPAGLTIYAIVNKLVELNDVKNTIYSNEEQ
- a CDS encoding hemerythrin domain-containing protein, which gives rise to MSDLVCGNYHILLIMSRFGIALGFGDRTVDEVCCQSGVDTATFLAVVNLLYDEGTTTVDCRNVSLEAFLRYLHNSHDYFLQYRLPDIRRKLSEAVACGRDGIAEAIIRFFDDYAAEVHKHMMYEEETVFPYVRQLLTGECPAGYDIETFHRQHDQIEAKLTELKNILIKYYPASESCGKEMNGVLFDIFLCESELASHNDLENRLFIPAVAEVERKIRDAR
- a CDS encoding saccharopine dehydrogenase family protein, with amino-acid sequence MCRALIIGAGGVGTVVTQKVAANPIFSDVMLASRTKSKCDAVAAAIGGGRVKTAQVDADSVPELCELFRAFRPDIVINVALPYQDLTIMDACLECGVNYLDTANYEPRDEAHFEYSWQWAYQDRFREKGLTAILGCGFDPGVTAIFTAYAAKHHFDEIHYLDIVDCNAGNHGMAFATNFNPEINIREVTQKGRYYENGKWVTTEPHEIHKGLHYPGIGERESYVIYHEELESLVKNFPTIRRARFWMTFGQEYLTHLRVIQNIGMARIDPIMYNGVEIVPIQFLKAVLPDPKSLGANYHGQTSIGCRIRGVKDGKERTYYIYNNCDHEQAFKETGTQAVSFTTGVPAALGASMWAKGLWRGAGVFNVEEFDPDPFLAELGEQGLPWHEQFDVDLEV